The following are from one region of the Myxococcota bacterium genome:
- a CDS encoding FHA domain-containing protein has translation MGDNVREREPLATEPATGFERYAVTLIVVSGDVPGDEHGILRPRWVIGSGEGADAVFDDPTMVAAHAAVEFHRGGFRLVALAPAEAPVGCNGQSVTQQELRHGDRIAVGNHVLQILIEKPDAAPIYRIDG, from the coding sequence ATGGGCGACAACGTCCGGGAACGGGAACCGCTGGCGACCGAGCCGGCGACGGGCTTCGAGCGCTACGCAGTCACGCTGATCGTCGTGTCCGGGGACGTCCCCGGCGACGAACACGGGATCCTGCGGCCTCGCTGGGTGATCGGTTCGGGGGAGGGCGCCGACGCGGTCTTCGACGACCCGACGATGGTCGCTGCACACGCGGCGGTCGAGTTCCATCGCGGCGGGTTCCGGCTCGTAGCGCTGGCGCCCGCGGAGGCGCCGGTGGGCTGCAACGGGCAGAGCGTGACCCAGCAAGAGCTGCGTCACGGGGACCGCATCGCAGTCGGCAATCACGTCCTGCAGATCCTGATCGAGAAACCGGACGCGGCCCCGATCTACCGGATCGATGGGTAG
- a CDS encoding class D sortase: MNPASSTHRPRTPGAPRRVLRAGLRGLEWVLGVGGLVCTALYVAACAQAQHTQTATREAFDSALARQQALHREAPDFRDWSPGRIERYEASREAAVEALGRLEIPAADVSVMVLDGTDETTLDRAVGRIEGTARLGEDGNLGIAGHRDGYFRGLRHLEAGDALSLTTLGGVTHYEVAQIDIVTPDRVDVLAPTDEPTLTLVTCYPFYFVGDAPQRYIVTARQTRFDPWQQPAPVQAGPRKVARR; the protein is encoded by the coding sequence ATGAACCCGGCGTCATCCACGCATCGTCCCCGAACGCCCGGCGCCCCGCGCCGGGTGCTCCGGGCCGGTTTGCGCGGCCTCGAGTGGGTGCTCGGGGTGGGCGGCCTGGTGTGCACCGCGCTCTACGTCGCGGCGTGCGCCCAGGCCCAGCACACCCAGACCGCCACCCGGGAAGCCTTCGATTCGGCCCTAGCGCGCCAGCAGGCGCTGCACCGCGAAGCGCCCGACTTCCGCGACTGGTCGCCCGGCCGGATCGAGCGCTACGAAGCGTCCCGCGAGGCCGCGGTCGAAGCACTCGGTCGGCTCGAGATCCCGGCGGCCGACGTCTCGGTGATGGTGCTCGACGGCACCGACGAGACGACCCTCGACCGCGCGGTCGGACGCATCGAAGGCACCGCCCGCCTCGGCGAGGACGGCAATCTGGGCATCGCCGGACATCGAGACGGTTACTTCCGCGGACTCCGCCATCTCGAGGCCGGCGACGCGCTCTCGTTGACCACGCTCGGCGGCGTGACCCACTACGAGGTCGCACAGATCGACATCGTCACCCCGGACCGGGTGGACGTGTTGGCCCCGACCGACGAACCGACGCTCACCCTGGTGACGTGTTACCCCTTCTACTTCGTCGGGGATGCGCCACAGCGCTACATCGTCACCGCCCGCCAGACCCGCTTCGACCCCTGGCAGCAGCCGGCGCCGGTCCAGGCCGGCCCGCGCAAAGTCGCGCGACGCTAG
- a CDS encoding LPXTG cell wall anchor domain-containing protein — protein sequence MKRICLFIVMALFLGACASTPEPEPAPPPPVAEPAPAPPPPPEPVEEPEPAPIELPKTASSLPAVGFAGALGLAGAVVVHWARRRFLG from the coding sequence ATGAAGCGCATCTGTCTCTTCATCGTGATGGCCCTGTTCCTCGGCGCGTGCGCGAGCACGCCCGAGCCCGAGCCGGCCCCGCCGCCGCCGGTCGCCGAGCCGGCTCCCGCACCGCCTCCGCCGCCGGAGCCGGTGGAAGAGCCCGAGCCCGCGCCGATCGAGCTGCCGAAGACCGCCAGCTCGCTGCCGGCCGTTGGCTTCGCCGGTGCCCTCGGTCTGGCCGGCGCCGTCGTGGTGCACTGGGCCCGCCGCCGCTTCCTCGGCTAG